A region from the Eptesicus fuscus isolate TK198812 chromosome 1, DD_ASM_mEF_20220401, whole genome shotgun sequence genome encodes:
- the LOC103297873 gene encoding putative protein FAM47D has protein sequence MDSRRWVFVKEGVDDFRTGCPSPEDMITRGPREGFLPMIAHRIPRPPPKKIHRKPPKGADLGSKLSPAQRARKAFVENIEVNLKKHPLADFPNLEDDLPPDLLLKVLEVLDPDRELEDTWAYCEGTKERKKTHTQLCEKHPEEVNLEAPQAVNLEPPEAVNLEPPEAVKLEPPEAVNVESPLKFSPESPWKFNLKPPEAENQEPPEEVNLDPERKDHVKSAKECLQSYLFSLFPEEETKEPCTTDIPKVPGYQNPRKTVREFFKWIDDNFGDIGINEESIMKMFEINFEGPLTHTTVKIKKISQLPLDIRPCKQLDGLKQRKFSLQEDNWERKLRKPPDPYKPKREKIRYGAWYLDPKIWTKLVNDAPLPDPKVVRDKDYWSYTRHLEPDIIDELYGPIAFKDFIVSKGYNMPGVIEKMFLRKGWKYESVKTPIHRVMKLLSKPKEEDSGEEED, from the coding sequence ATGGACAGCCGGCGGTGGGTATTTGTGAAGGAGGGGGTGGACGACTTCAGAACGGGCTGTCCATCTCCTGAAGATATGATCACTCGTGGCCCTCGGGAGGGCTTTCTCCCCATGATTGCTCATAGGATTCCCCGCCCTCCGCCCAAAAAGATTCACAGGAAGCCGCCCAAGGGAGCGGACCTGGGTTCCAAGCTCTCGCCAGCCCAGCGAGCACGGAAGGCCTTTGTAGAGAACATTGAAGTCAACCTGAAGAAGCATCCCTTGGCGGACTTCCCCAATCTGGAGGATGATCTCCCTCCAGACCTCCTCCTCAAGGTGCTGGAAGTGCTAGATCCTGACAGGGAGCTGGAGGACACATGGGCTTATTGTGAGGGCaccaaggaaagaaagaagacccACACACAGCTGTGTGAAAAACATCCTGAGGAGGTCAACCTGGAAGCTCCCCAGGCAGTGAACCTGGAACCTCCCGAGGCAGTCAACCTGGAGCCTCCCGAGGCAGTCAAACTGGAACCTCCTGAGGCAGTCAACGTGGAATCTCCCTTGAAGTTCAGCCCAGAATCTCCCTGGAAGTTCAACCTGAAACCTCCAGAGGCGGAGAACCAGGAACCTCCCGAAGAAGTCAACCTGGATCCTGAGAGAAAAGACCATGTGAAATCGGCCAAGGAGTGTCTCCAGTCTTATTTATTCAGTTTGTTTCCTGAGGAAGAGACAAAAGAACCATGCACAACGGATATCCCCAAAGTTCCTGGTTACCAAAACCCAAGAAAAACAGTTCGTGAATTCTTCAAATGGATTGATGATAATTTTGGAGACATAGGCATTAATGAAGAGTCCATcatgaaaatgtttgaaattaaCTTTGAGGGCCCACTCACCCATACTAcagtcaaaataaagaaaataagccaGCTTCCTTTGGATATAAGGCCCTGCAAACAGCTAGATGGTTTAAAGCAGAGAAAATTTTCCCTGCAGGAAGATAACTGGGAAAGGAAACTCCGAAAACCACCTGACCCTTATAAACCCAAACGGGAGAAGATAAGGTATGGAGCATGGTACCTGGATCCCAAAATCTGGACAAAGCTGGTCAATGACGCGCCTTTGCCTGACCCTAAAGTCGTCCGTGACAAGGATTATTGGAGCTATACAAGGCATCTTGAACCAGACATTATTGATGAACTCTATGGACCAATTGCCTTCAAAGATTTCATTGTAAGCAAGGGCTACAATATGCCAGGTGTGATTGAGAAGATGTTTTTAAGGAAGGGATGGAAATATGAGTCTGTGAAGACTCCTATACACAGAGTAATGAAACTTCTCTCCAAACCCAAAGAGGAAGATTCAGGGGAAGAAGAGGATTAG